Proteins co-encoded in one Salvia splendens isolate huo1 chromosome 4, SspV2, whole genome shotgun sequence genomic window:
- the LOC121798820 gene encoding protein TRANSPARENT TESTA 9-like isoform X1, protein MWFSFWRSRDRLSLDELRFIVDQLKKVQVVNEVNKEFVIEALRSIAELITYGDQHDAAYFEFFMEKQVMGEFVRILRICESLIFSRQLLQTMSIIIQNLKNDHSIYYMFRNEHVNYLIAYPFDFGNEELLSYYISFLRAISGKLNNDTISLLVKTKIDEVVGFPLYVEAIRFALHEESMIRTAVRALTLNVYHVGDDSVNRFVSRAPHSDYFLHLIEFFRDRCIHLKSIVSNAKKSQSAELSSSILCAVDEIEDNLYYISDVVSAGIPDVGRLIMDKVLRLLIFPLVLPSLRTEAVNEPSLGAVTSLYLLCCILRIVKIKDLANIVAAALLCHPEMIPESAEAKINGNLLSHASSDLASQNKDANNQNSMSDTKNHILHSALNHMYGGMRFAPREALLSFVVSGDEVQVSGSLNVLATLLQTKELDESMADALGILPQYKQHKKKLLQALVGEDSAEEQLFSSEGNKVKDRISGELDIYLQKLKQEYVGISCVHPEVGASPRVHRFQVLDSLVSLFCRSNISAETLWHGGWLLRQLLPYSKAEFNSHHLTLLTDSFHHSTARVLEEARGTWLDLLLAAICDQWRKCKRAIEASSLRKDPKCILLPPFKSAYDEHASSESSFAAGERMCEAVKVFALLHHLHIFSLGKVLPDQPPVFSDVDTPEKSRARNAGLNLPELKPNAEINLVGTIPCRIAFERSKERHFLFLALSMSSCGWLVLAEELPVKPGRGLVRVVAPLAGCNPRVDDKHLKWLHLRIRPSSFPFTETAIYAGHSKVKSKALVDGRWTLAFQDEESCKKAMSMVVEEMELQSCMVEKSLEPLLELDRSTDDSRLPERVEDDNTV, encoded by the exons ATGTGGTTTTCCTTTTGGCGATCCAGGGATAGACTATCGTTAGATGAACTCAG ATTCATAGTTGATCAACTGAAAAAAGTTCAAGTCGTGAATGAAGTTAACAAA GAGTTTGTCATTGAGGCTTTGAGATCTATTGCAGAGTTGATAACATATGGTGACCAGCATGATGCTGCCTATTTTGA GTTTTTCATGGAGAAACAGGTCATGGGCGAGTTTGTACGCATATTAAGAATATGTGAATCTCTGATTTTCTCACGCCAGCTTTTGCAGACAATGAGCATAATAATACAGAACCTGAAAAATGATCATTCTATAT ACTATATGTTTAGGAATGAACATGTTAACTACCTCATAGCATACCCTTTTGACTTCGGAAATGAAGAGTTGTTATCTTATTACATATCCTTCCTAAG AGCGATAAGTGGGAAACTGAACAATGATACAATTTCTCTCCTTGTTAAGACAAAAATT gatgaagTAGTTGGTTTTCCCCTTTATGTTGAGGCAATACGGTTTGCTTTGCATGAAGAAAGTATGATACGAACTGCTGTTCGTGCTTTAACATTGAACGTTTATCATG TTGGAGATGACTCTGTAAATAGGTTTGTATCCAGGGCCCCACATTCAGATTATTTCCTGCACTTGATCGAATTTTTCCGAGATCGGTGTATCCATTTGAAATCAATTGTTTCAAATGCTAAAAA GAGCCAAAGCGCAGAACTTTCATCCTCCATTCTTTGTGCTGTTGACGAGATTGAAGACAATCTCTATTACATTAGTGATGTTGTTTCTGCTGGAATCCCTGATGTTGGGAGGTTGATAATGGACAAAGTTCTGAGGCTTCTGATATTTCCGTTGGTTCTGCCATCCCTTAGGACTGAAGCTGTCAAT GAACCAAGTCTTGGGGCTGTCACTTCTTTATATTTACTGTGTTGCATTCTTCGCATAGTCAAAATCAAAGATCTGGCAAACATTGTTGCTGCTGCTCTTCTATGTCATCCAGAGATGATTCCTGAGAGTGCTGAAGCTAAGATCAATGGTAATCTGTTGAGCCATGCTTCTTCGGATTTAGCCAGCCAAAATAAAGATGCAAACAATCAAAATTCCATGTCCGATACCAAAAATCATATACTGCACAGTGCCCTCAATCATATGTATGGTGGTATGAGGTTTGCTCCGAG GGAAGCTTTGCTTTCATTTGTTGTCAGTGGAGATGAAGTTCAAGTCTCAGGCTCCTTAAATGTTCTAGCAACATTGTTGCAGACTAAAG AACTAGATGAGTCAATGGCTGATGCTCTTGGCATACTTCCGCAATATAAACAGCATAAAAAGAAACTGCTG CAAGCCTTGGTTGGGGAGGATTCTGCAGAAGAGCAACTTTTCTCCTCAGAAGGTAATAAGGTCAAAGATCGCATCAGTGGTGAACTAGATATCTATCTGCAAAAGTTGAAG CAGGAGTATGTAGGAATTTCATGTGTACACCCAGAGGTTGGAGCGAGTCCCCGTGTGCATAGATTTCAA GTACTCGATTCTTTGGTTAGTCTCTTCTGCAGATCAAACATCTCTGCAGAAACATTGTGGCATGGTGGTTGGCTTTTGCGGCAGTTGTTACCTTACAGCAAAGCGGAGTTCAACAGTCATCATCTTACTTTACTTACT GATTCATTTCACCATTCCACTGCTCGTGTTCTAGAGGAGGCCAGAGGAACTTGGTTAGATCTGTTATTGGCAGCTATTTGTGACCAGTGGAGAAAGTGCAAAAGAG CAATTGAGGCATCTTCTCTGCGAAAAGATCCAAAGTGTATCCTATTGCCGCCATTCAAGTCTGCCTATGACG AGCATGCATCATCTGAATCATCATTTGCTGCCGGAGAGAGAATGTGTGAAGCAGTGAAG GTGTTTGCGCTGCTTCATCATCTCCACATTTTCTCACTTGGTAAAGTTTTGCCAGATCAACCTCCTGTATTCTCTGATGTTGATACTCCAGAGAAGTCCAGAGCAAGGAATGCTGGTTTAAATCTTCCAGAACTTAAACCAAATGCTGAAATCAATCTTG TGGGTACAATCCCATGTCGAATTGCATTTGAAAGGAGTAAAGAACGGCATTTCCTCTTTCTAGCCCTCTCTATGAGTAGCTGTGGTTGGCTTGTCCTTGCGGAGGAATTACCAGTAAAACCAGGGCGAGGATTGGTACGAGTTGTGGCACCATTGGCTGGATGTAAT CCAAGAGTAGACGATAAACATTTAAAGTGGCTGCACCTTCGAATCCGTCCTTCCTCATTCCCATTTACAGAGACCGCTATATATGCTGGACATAGCAAGGTAAAATCTAAAGCTTTGGTTGACGGAAGGTGGACTCTCGCATTCCAGGATGAGGAATCCTGCAAGAAGGCAATGTCTATGGTTGTAGAGGAAATGGAGCTGCAAAGTTGCATGGTGGAGAAAAGTCTAGAACCTTTACTAGAACTTGATAGAAGTACCGACGATTCGAGACTGCCTGAGCGTGTGGAGGATGATAACACAGTGTAA
- the LOC121798820 gene encoding protein TRANSPARENT TESTA 9-like isoform X2, with product MWFSFWRSRDRLSLDELRFIVDQLKKVQVVNEVNKEFVIEALRSIAELITYGDQHDAAYFEFFMEKQVMGEFVRILRICESLIFSRQLLQTMSIIIQNLKNDHSIYYMFRNEHVNYLIAYPFDFGNEELLSYYISFLRAISGKLNNDTISLLVKTKIDEVVGFPLYVEAIRFALHEESMIRTAVRALTLNVYHVGDDSVNRFVSRAPHSDYFLHLIEFFRDRCIHLKSIVSNAKKSQSAELSSSILCAVDEIEDNLYYISDVVSAGIPDVGRLIMDKVLRLLIFPLVLPSLRTEAVNEPSLGAVTSLYLLCCILRIVKIKDLANIVAAALLCHPEMIPESAEAKINGNLLSHASSDLASQNKDANNQNSMSDTKNHILHSALNHMYGGMRFAPREALLSFVVSGDEVQVSGSLNVLATLLQTKELDESMADALGILPQYKQHKKKLLQALVGEDSAEEQLFSSEGNKVKDRISGELDIYLQKLKEYVGISCVHPEVGASPRVHRFQVLDSLVSLFCRSNISAETLWHGGWLLRQLLPYSKAEFNSHHLTLLTDSFHHSTARVLEEARGTWLDLLLAAICDQWRKCKRAIEASSLRKDPKCILLPPFKSAYDEHASSESSFAAGERMCEAVKVFALLHHLHIFSLGKVLPDQPPVFSDVDTPEKSRARNAGLNLPELKPNAEINLVGTIPCRIAFERSKERHFLFLALSMSSCGWLVLAEELPVKPGRGLVRVVAPLAGCNPRVDDKHLKWLHLRIRPSSFPFTETAIYAGHSKVKSKALVDGRWTLAFQDEESCKKAMSMVVEEMELQSCMVEKSLEPLLELDRSTDDSRLPERVEDDNTV from the exons ATGTGGTTTTCCTTTTGGCGATCCAGGGATAGACTATCGTTAGATGAACTCAG ATTCATAGTTGATCAACTGAAAAAAGTTCAAGTCGTGAATGAAGTTAACAAA GAGTTTGTCATTGAGGCTTTGAGATCTATTGCAGAGTTGATAACATATGGTGACCAGCATGATGCTGCCTATTTTGA GTTTTTCATGGAGAAACAGGTCATGGGCGAGTTTGTACGCATATTAAGAATATGTGAATCTCTGATTTTCTCACGCCAGCTTTTGCAGACAATGAGCATAATAATACAGAACCTGAAAAATGATCATTCTATAT ACTATATGTTTAGGAATGAACATGTTAACTACCTCATAGCATACCCTTTTGACTTCGGAAATGAAGAGTTGTTATCTTATTACATATCCTTCCTAAG AGCGATAAGTGGGAAACTGAACAATGATACAATTTCTCTCCTTGTTAAGACAAAAATT gatgaagTAGTTGGTTTTCCCCTTTATGTTGAGGCAATACGGTTTGCTTTGCATGAAGAAAGTATGATACGAACTGCTGTTCGTGCTTTAACATTGAACGTTTATCATG TTGGAGATGACTCTGTAAATAGGTTTGTATCCAGGGCCCCACATTCAGATTATTTCCTGCACTTGATCGAATTTTTCCGAGATCGGTGTATCCATTTGAAATCAATTGTTTCAAATGCTAAAAA GAGCCAAAGCGCAGAACTTTCATCCTCCATTCTTTGTGCTGTTGACGAGATTGAAGACAATCTCTATTACATTAGTGATGTTGTTTCTGCTGGAATCCCTGATGTTGGGAGGTTGATAATGGACAAAGTTCTGAGGCTTCTGATATTTCCGTTGGTTCTGCCATCCCTTAGGACTGAAGCTGTCAAT GAACCAAGTCTTGGGGCTGTCACTTCTTTATATTTACTGTGTTGCATTCTTCGCATAGTCAAAATCAAAGATCTGGCAAACATTGTTGCTGCTGCTCTTCTATGTCATCCAGAGATGATTCCTGAGAGTGCTGAAGCTAAGATCAATGGTAATCTGTTGAGCCATGCTTCTTCGGATTTAGCCAGCCAAAATAAAGATGCAAACAATCAAAATTCCATGTCCGATACCAAAAATCATATACTGCACAGTGCCCTCAATCATATGTATGGTGGTATGAGGTTTGCTCCGAG GGAAGCTTTGCTTTCATTTGTTGTCAGTGGAGATGAAGTTCAAGTCTCAGGCTCCTTAAATGTTCTAGCAACATTGTTGCAGACTAAAG AACTAGATGAGTCAATGGCTGATGCTCTTGGCATACTTCCGCAATATAAACAGCATAAAAAGAAACTGCTG CAAGCCTTGGTTGGGGAGGATTCTGCAGAAGAGCAACTTTTCTCCTCAGAAGGTAATAAGGTCAAAGATCGCATCAGTGGTGAACTAGATATCTATCTGCAAAAGTTGAAG GAGTATGTAGGAATTTCATGTGTACACCCAGAGGTTGGAGCGAGTCCCCGTGTGCATAGATTTCAA GTACTCGATTCTTTGGTTAGTCTCTTCTGCAGATCAAACATCTCTGCAGAAACATTGTGGCATGGTGGTTGGCTTTTGCGGCAGTTGTTACCTTACAGCAAAGCGGAGTTCAACAGTCATCATCTTACTTTACTTACT GATTCATTTCACCATTCCACTGCTCGTGTTCTAGAGGAGGCCAGAGGAACTTGGTTAGATCTGTTATTGGCAGCTATTTGTGACCAGTGGAGAAAGTGCAAAAGAG CAATTGAGGCATCTTCTCTGCGAAAAGATCCAAAGTGTATCCTATTGCCGCCATTCAAGTCTGCCTATGACG AGCATGCATCATCTGAATCATCATTTGCTGCCGGAGAGAGAATGTGTGAAGCAGTGAAG GTGTTTGCGCTGCTTCATCATCTCCACATTTTCTCACTTGGTAAAGTTTTGCCAGATCAACCTCCTGTATTCTCTGATGTTGATACTCCAGAGAAGTCCAGAGCAAGGAATGCTGGTTTAAATCTTCCAGAACTTAAACCAAATGCTGAAATCAATCTTG TGGGTACAATCCCATGTCGAATTGCATTTGAAAGGAGTAAAGAACGGCATTTCCTCTTTCTAGCCCTCTCTATGAGTAGCTGTGGTTGGCTTGTCCTTGCGGAGGAATTACCAGTAAAACCAGGGCGAGGATTGGTACGAGTTGTGGCACCATTGGCTGGATGTAAT CCAAGAGTAGACGATAAACATTTAAAGTGGCTGCACCTTCGAATCCGTCCTTCCTCATTCCCATTTACAGAGACCGCTATATATGCTGGACATAGCAAGGTAAAATCTAAAGCTTTGGTTGACGGAAGGTGGACTCTCGCATTCCAGGATGAGGAATCCTGCAAGAAGGCAATGTCTATGGTTGTAGAGGAAATGGAGCTGCAAAGTTGCATGGTGGAGAAAAGTCTAGAACCTTTACTAGAACTTGATAGAAGTACCGACGATTCGAGACTGCCTGAGCGTGTGGAGGATGATAACACAGTGTAA
- the LOC121798820 gene encoding protein TRANSPARENT TESTA 9-like isoform X3, translating to MWFSFWRSRDRLSLDELRFIVDQLKKVQVVNEVNKEFVIEALRSIAELITYGDQHDAAYFEFFMEKQVMGEFVRILRICESLIFSRQLLQTMSIIIQNLKNDHSIYYMFRNEHVNYLIAYPFDFGNEELLSYYISFLRAISGKLNNDTISLLVKTKIDEVVGFPLYVEAIRFALHEESMIRTAVRALTLNVYHVGDDSVNRFVSRAPHSDYFLHLIEFFRDRCIHLKSIVSNAKKSQSAELSSSILCAVDEIEDNLYYISDVVSAGIPDVGRLIMDKVLRLLIFPLVLPSLRTEAVNEPSLGAVTSLYLLCCILRIVKIKDLANIVAAALLCHPEMIPESAEAKINGNLLSHASSDLASQNKDANNQNSMSDTKNHILHSALNHMYGGMRFAPREALLSFVVSGDEVQVSGSLNVLATLLQTKELDESMADALGILPQYKQHKKKLLQALVGEDSAEEQLFSSEGNKVKDRISGELDIYLQKLKVLDSLVSLFCRSNISAETLWHGGWLLRQLLPYSKAEFNSHHLTLLTDSFHHSTARVLEEARGTWLDLLLAAICDQWRKCKRAIEASSLRKDPKCILLPPFKSAYDEHASSESSFAAGERMCEAVKVFALLHHLHIFSLGKVLPDQPPVFSDVDTPEKSRARNAGLNLPELKPNAEINLVGTIPCRIAFERSKERHFLFLALSMSSCGWLVLAEELPVKPGRGLVRVVAPLAGCNPRVDDKHLKWLHLRIRPSSFPFTETAIYAGHSKVKSKALVDGRWTLAFQDEESCKKAMSMVVEEMELQSCMVEKSLEPLLELDRSTDDSRLPERVEDDNTV from the exons ATGTGGTTTTCCTTTTGGCGATCCAGGGATAGACTATCGTTAGATGAACTCAG ATTCATAGTTGATCAACTGAAAAAAGTTCAAGTCGTGAATGAAGTTAACAAA GAGTTTGTCATTGAGGCTTTGAGATCTATTGCAGAGTTGATAACATATGGTGACCAGCATGATGCTGCCTATTTTGA GTTTTTCATGGAGAAACAGGTCATGGGCGAGTTTGTACGCATATTAAGAATATGTGAATCTCTGATTTTCTCACGCCAGCTTTTGCAGACAATGAGCATAATAATACAGAACCTGAAAAATGATCATTCTATAT ACTATATGTTTAGGAATGAACATGTTAACTACCTCATAGCATACCCTTTTGACTTCGGAAATGAAGAGTTGTTATCTTATTACATATCCTTCCTAAG AGCGATAAGTGGGAAACTGAACAATGATACAATTTCTCTCCTTGTTAAGACAAAAATT gatgaagTAGTTGGTTTTCCCCTTTATGTTGAGGCAATACGGTTTGCTTTGCATGAAGAAAGTATGATACGAACTGCTGTTCGTGCTTTAACATTGAACGTTTATCATG TTGGAGATGACTCTGTAAATAGGTTTGTATCCAGGGCCCCACATTCAGATTATTTCCTGCACTTGATCGAATTTTTCCGAGATCGGTGTATCCATTTGAAATCAATTGTTTCAAATGCTAAAAA GAGCCAAAGCGCAGAACTTTCATCCTCCATTCTTTGTGCTGTTGACGAGATTGAAGACAATCTCTATTACATTAGTGATGTTGTTTCTGCTGGAATCCCTGATGTTGGGAGGTTGATAATGGACAAAGTTCTGAGGCTTCTGATATTTCCGTTGGTTCTGCCATCCCTTAGGACTGAAGCTGTCAAT GAACCAAGTCTTGGGGCTGTCACTTCTTTATATTTACTGTGTTGCATTCTTCGCATAGTCAAAATCAAAGATCTGGCAAACATTGTTGCTGCTGCTCTTCTATGTCATCCAGAGATGATTCCTGAGAGTGCTGAAGCTAAGATCAATGGTAATCTGTTGAGCCATGCTTCTTCGGATTTAGCCAGCCAAAATAAAGATGCAAACAATCAAAATTCCATGTCCGATACCAAAAATCATATACTGCACAGTGCCCTCAATCATATGTATGGTGGTATGAGGTTTGCTCCGAG GGAAGCTTTGCTTTCATTTGTTGTCAGTGGAGATGAAGTTCAAGTCTCAGGCTCCTTAAATGTTCTAGCAACATTGTTGCAGACTAAAG AACTAGATGAGTCAATGGCTGATGCTCTTGGCATACTTCCGCAATATAAACAGCATAAAAAGAAACTGCTG CAAGCCTTGGTTGGGGAGGATTCTGCAGAAGAGCAACTTTTCTCCTCAGAAGGTAATAAGGTCAAAGATCGCATCAGTGGTGAACTAGATATCTATCTGCAAAAGTTGAAG GTACTCGATTCTTTGGTTAGTCTCTTCTGCAGATCAAACATCTCTGCAGAAACATTGTGGCATGGTGGTTGGCTTTTGCGGCAGTTGTTACCTTACAGCAAAGCGGAGTTCAACAGTCATCATCTTACTTTACTTACT GATTCATTTCACCATTCCACTGCTCGTGTTCTAGAGGAGGCCAGAGGAACTTGGTTAGATCTGTTATTGGCAGCTATTTGTGACCAGTGGAGAAAGTGCAAAAGAG CAATTGAGGCATCTTCTCTGCGAAAAGATCCAAAGTGTATCCTATTGCCGCCATTCAAGTCTGCCTATGACG AGCATGCATCATCTGAATCATCATTTGCTGCCGGAGAGAGAATGTGTGAAGCAGTGAAG GTGTTTGCGCTGCTTCATCATCTCCACATTTTCTCACTTGGTAAAGTTTTGCCAGATCAACCTCCTGTATTCTCTGATGTTGATACTCCAGAGAAGTCCAGAGCAAGGAATGCTGGTTTAAATCTTCCAGAACTTAAACCAAATGCTGAAATCAATCTTG TGGGTACAATCCCATGTCGAATTGCATTTGAAAGGAGTAAAGAACGGCATTTCCTCTTTCTAGCCCTCTCTATGAGTAGCTGTGGTTGGCTTGTCCTTGCGGAGGAATTACCAGTAAAACCAGGGCGAGGATTGGTACGAGTTGTGGCACCATTGGCTGGATGTAAT CCAAGAGTAGACGATAAACATTTAAAGTGGCTGCACCTTCGAATCCGTCCTTCCTCATTCCCATTTACAGAGACCGCTATATATGCTGGACATAGCAAGGTAAAATCTAAAGCTTTGGTTGACGGAAGGTGGACTCTCGCATTCCAGGATGAGGAATCCTGCAAGAAGGCAATGTCTATGGTTGTAGAGGAAATGGAGCTGCAAAGTTGCATGGTGGAGAAAAGTCTAGAACCTTTACTAGAACTTGATAGAAGTACCGACGATTCGAGACTGCCTGAGCGTGTGGAGGATGATAACACAGTGTAA
- the LOC121798820 gene encoding protein TRANSPARENT TESTA 9-like isoform X4, whose translation MEKQVMGEFVRILRICESLIFSRQLLQTMSIIIQNLKNDHSIYYMFRNEHVNYLIAYPFDFGNEELLSYYISFLRAISGKLNNDTISLLVKTKIDEVVGFPLYVEAIRFALHEESMIRTAVRALTLNVYHVGDDSVNRFVSRAPHSDYFLHLIEFFRDRCIHLKSIVSNAKKSQSAELSSSILCAVDEIEDNLYYISDVVSAGIPDVGRLIMDKVLRLLIFPLVLPSLRTEAVNEPSLGAVTSLYLLCCILRIVKIKDLANIVAAALLCHPEMIPESAEAKINGNLLSHASSDLASQNKDANNQNSMSDTKNHILHSALNHMYGGMRFAPREALLSFVVSGDEVQVSGSLNVLATLLQTKELDESMADALGILPQYKQHKKKLLQALVGEDSAEEQLFSSEGNKVKDRISGELDIYLQKLKQEYVGISCVHPEVGASPRVHRFQVLDSLVSLFCRSNISAETLWHGGWLLRQLLPYSKAEFNSHHLTLLTDSFHHSTARVLEEARGTWLDLLLAAICDQWRKCKRAIEASSLRKDPKCILLPPFKSAYDEHASSESSFAAGERMCEAVKVFALLHHLHIFSLGKVLPDQPPVFSDVDTPEKSRARNAGLNLPELKPNAEINLVGTIPCRIAFERSKERHFLFLALSMSSCGWLVLAEELPVKPGRGLVRVVAPLAGCNPRVDDKHLKWLHLRIRPSSFPFTETAIYAGHSKVKSKALVDGRWTLAFQDEESCKKAMSMVVEEMELQSCMVEKSLEPLLELDRSTDDSRLPERVEDDNTV comes from the exons ATGGAGAAACAGGTCATGGGCGAGTTTGTACGCATATTAAGAATATGTGAATCTCTGATTTTCTCACGCCAGCTTTTGCAGACAATGAGCATAATAATACAGAACCTGAAAAATGATCATTCTATAT ACTATATGTTTAGGAATGAACATGTTAACTACCTCATAGCATACCCTTTTGACTTCGGAAATGAAGAGTTGTTATCTTATTACATATCCTTCCTAAG AGCGATAAGTGGGAAACTGAACAATGATACAATTTCTCTCCTTGTTAAGACAAAAATT gatgaagTAGTTGGTTTTCCCCTTTATGTTGAGGCAATACGGTTTGCTTTGCATGAAGAAAGTATGATACGAACTGCTGTTCGTGCTTTAACATTGAACGTTTATCATG TTGGAGATGACTCTGTAAATAGGTTTGTATCCAGGGCCCCACATTCAGATTATTTCCTGCACTTGATCGAATTTTTCCGAGATCGGTGTATCCATTTGAAATCAATTGTTTCAAATGCTAAAAA GAGCCAAAGCGCAGAACTTTCATCCTCCATTCTTTGTGCTGTTGACGAGATTGAAGACAATCTCTATTACATTAGTGATGTTGTTTCTGCTGGAATCCCTGATGTTGGGAGGTTGATAATGGACAAAGTTCTGAGGCTTCTGATATTTCCGTTGGTTCTGCCATCCCTTAGGACTGAAGCTGTCAAT GAACCAAGTCTTGGGGCTGTCACTTCTTTATATTTACTGTGTTGCATTCTTCGCATAGTCAAAATCAAAGATCTGGCAAACATTGTTGCTGCTGCTCTTCTATGTCATCCAGAGATGATTCCTGAGAGTGCTGAAGCTAAGATCAATGGTAATCTGTTGAGCCATGCTTCTTCGGATTTAGCCAGCCAAAATAAAGATGCAAACAATCAAAATTCCATGTCCGATACCAAAAATCATATACTGCACAGTGCCCTCAATCATATGTATGGTGGTATGAGGTTTGCTCCGAG GGAAGCTTTGCTTTCATTTGTTGTCAGTGGAGATGAAGTTCAAGTCTCAGGCTCCTTAAATGTTCTAGCAACATTGTTGCAGACTAAAG AACTAGATGAGTCAATGGCTGATGCTCTTGGCATACTTCCGCAATATAAACAGCATAAAAAGAAACTGCTG CAAGCCTTGGTTGGGGAGGATTCTGCAGAAGAGCAACTTTTCTCCTCAGAAGGTAATAAGGTCAAAGATCGCATCAGTGGTGAACTAGATATCTATCTGCAAAAGTTGAAG CAGGAGTATGTAGGAATTTCATGTGTACACCCAGAGGTTGGAGCGAGTCCCCGTGTGCATAGATTTCAA GTACTCGATTCTTTGGTTAGTCTCTTCTGCAGATCAAACATCTCTGCAGAAACATTGTGGCATGGTGGTTGGCTTTTGCGGCAGTTGTTACCTTACAGCAAAGCGGAGTTCAACAGTCATCATCTTACTTTACTTACT GATTCATTTCACCATTCCACTGCTCGTGTTCTAGAGGAGGCCAGAGGAACTTGGTTAGATCTGTTATTGGCAGCTATTTGTGACCAGTGGAGAAAGTGCAAAAGAG CAATTGAGGCATCTTCTCTGCGAAAAGATCCAAAGTGTATCCTATTGCCGCCATTCAAGTCTGCCTATGACG AGCATGCATCATCTGAATCATCATTTGCTGCCGGAGAGAGAATGTGTGAAGCAGTGAAG GTGTTTGCGCTGCTTCATCATCTCCACATTTTCTCACTTGGTAAAGTTTTGCCAGATCAACCTCCTGTATTCTCTGATGTTGATACTCCAGAGAAGTCCAGAGCAAGGAATGCTGGTTTAAATCTTCCAGAACTTAAACCAAATGCTGAAATCAATCTTG TGGGTACAATCCCATGTCGAATTGCATTTGAAAGGAGTAAAGAACGGCATTTCCTCTTTCTAGCCCTCTCTATGAGTAGCTGTGGTTGGCTTGTCCTTGCGGAGGAATTACCAGTAAAACCAGGGCGAGGATTGGTACGAGTTGTGGCACCATTGGCTGGATGTAAT CCAAGAGTAGACGATAAACATTTAAAGTGGCTGCACCTTCGAATCCGTCCTTCCTCATTCCCATTTACAGAGACCGCTATATATGCTGGACATAGCAAGGTAAAATCTAAAGCTTTGGTTGACGGAAGGTGGACTCTCGCATTCCAGGATGAGGAATCCTGCAAGAAGGCAATGTCTATGGTTGTAGAGGAAATGGAGCTGCAAAGTTGCATGGTGGAGAAAAGTCTAGAACCTTTACTAGAACTTGATAGAAGTACCGACGATTCGAGACTGCCTGAGCGTGTGGAGGATGATAACACAGTGTAA